Sequence from the Azospirillum formosense genome:
AGAAGACGGTCATCATCAACATGAACTGAGCAAGAATTTACCAAAAAAGGGAGGAAACACGAATGCGCACGTCCTTTATCGCCGCCCTTCTGGCCACGACGACTCTGGCGGCCGGAGCGGCCCAGGCCGCCGACGTCATCCGGATCGGCGTTCTGAACGACCAGTCTGGCCTGTACAGCGAATTCGGCGGCGCCGGTTCGGTCGAGGCGGCGCGGCTGGCCGTGGAGGATTTCGGCGGCCAAGTTCTGGGCAAGAAGATCGAGATCCTGTCGGCGGACCACCAGAACAAGCCCGACATCGGGCTGGCGAAGGCCCGCGAATGGTTCGACACCCAGGGCGTCCACGCCATCGCCGACCTGACCAACTCGGCCATCGCCCTCGGGGTCCAGAACCTCGCCCGCGAACGCGGGAAGATCACCCTGGCCACCGGTCCGGGGACGACGCGCCTCACCAACGAAGACTGCTCTCCCAACGGCTTCCACTGGATGTGGGACACCTATTCCCAGGCGGTCGGAACCGCCCGCGCCGTCGTCCAGGACGGCGGCAAGGACTGGTTCATGCTGACCGCCGACTATGCCTTCGGTCATCAGATGGCCGCCGACATCGACAAGACGGTCAAGGAGAACGGCGGCAAGGTGCTGGGGCAGGTCAGGCACCCGCTCGGCAACAGCGATTTCTCGTCCTTCCTTCTCCAGGCGCAGGCGTCCAAGGCCGCGATCATCGGACTCGCCAACGGCGGGACGGACACCACCAACGCGGTCAAGCAGGCGGCGGAGTTCGGCATCACCAGCAGCGGCCAGAAGCTCGTCGGTCTGGCCGTCCTGATCAGCGACGTGCACGCGCTCGGCCTTGAAAACGCCAAGGGGCTGATCGCGACCACGGCCTACTACTGGGATCGCGACGAGGGCAGCCGCAAGCTGGGCGAGCGCTTCGAGGCGCGCATGAAGCGCAAGCCCAACATGGTCCAGGCCGGCGTGTACTCGGCGGTGACGCATTACCTGAAGGCGATGCAGGTGGCCGGCACCGACGACGGCACCGTGGTCGCCGCCAAGATGCGGGACCTTCCCGTCGACGATCTCATCACCAAGGGCGGCAAGGTCCGCGAGGACGGCCGGGTCATTCGTGACATGTACCTGATCGAGGTCAAGACTCCGGCCGAGTCCAAGGGACCCTGGGACTACTACAAGGTCCAGCGCACCATCCCCGGCGATCAGGCGGCAATTCCCCTGAGCGAAAGCAAATGCTCCCTGGTCAAGAAGTGACCCACTGAGAGACTCTTCCGGAGAAAAATCATGGCGCGGATTGCCTTCATCGGACTCGGCAACATGGGCCGTCCCATGTGCGAAAACCTGACCAAGGCCGGGCATGACGTCGTGGGGTACGACGTGGTGGCCGCGGCGCGCGACGCCTACGCCGCCGCCGGTGGCCGCGTGGCCGACACGCTGGCCGAAGCGCTGGACGAGGCCGACACCGTCATCAGCATGATCCCGACGGGAAAGCATGTTCGCGCCGCCTACGAGGGCGAGGGCGGCGTGCTGGCGCTTGCCCGTCCGGGCACGATGCTGATCGACTGCTCCACCATCGACGTGGAGAGCGCGCGGGCGGTCAGCAAGGCGGCGGCCGAGGCCGGTCTGGTCATGGTCGACGCCCCGGTGTCCGGCGCCGTCCCGGCGGCCCAGGCGGGAACCCTGACCTTCATGGTCGGCGGCACCGCCGAGGGCTTCGAGCGCGCCCGCCCGGTGCTGGCCGCCATGGGTCCCAAAATCTTCCACGTCGGCGCGTCCGGAAACGGCGTGGCCCTGAAGATCTGCAACAACATGATGGCGGGCATGAGCATGGTCGCCATCAGCGAGGTGCTCGCCCTGGCCGAGAAGCTCGGGCTCGACCACCAGACGGTCTACGACGTCATGACCGTGTCCTCGGGCAACTGCTGGGCCTTGCAGAGCTACTGCCCGGTTCCGGGGCCGGTGCCGGCATCGCCGGCCAACCGCGGCTACCAGCCGGGCTTCGCGGCGGCGATGATGCTGAAGGACATGCGCCTGTCCCAGGACGCGGCCGCCACCAGCGGCGCCGCAACGCCGCTCGCCGGCAGCGCCGCCGCTCTCTACCAGATGCTTGTGGAGCACGGTCACGGGAACAAGGATTTCAGCGCCGTCTTCGCCCTGATCACCGGACGGCTGACATCGGCGTGAAAGGGAAACCGAGCATGGTTCATGCGATCCGCGTCCACCAGCCCGGTGGTCCCGAAGCCCTGGTCTGGGAGGAGGTGGCCGTGCCGCCGCCCGGCCCGGGGGAGGCCCTGGTCCGCCACACGGCGATCGGCGTCAACCTCATCGACACCTATCACCGCTCGGCCCTCTCCGGGCAGTACGCGATCCCGCGCCCGGCCGTGCTGGGCGTGGAGGGCGCCGGCGTCGTCGAAGCGGTCGGCCCCGGCGTCACCGATGTGGCGCCCGGCGACCGCGTCGCCTACTGGATGCTGCTCGGCGCCTACGCCGAACGGCGCATCGTTCCCGCGCACCGTTTGGTGAAACTGCCGGACACGGTGTCGGACGAGGTGGCTGCCGCCGCGATGGTCAAGGGAACGACGGCGCAGTATCTGCTGCATCGCGTCCATCCGGTGAAGGCGGGGGAAACCCTTCTGGTGCACGCCGCGGCGGGCGGCGTCGGCCAGATGCTGTGCCAGTGGGCGCACGCTCTGGGCGCGACGGTGATCGGCACCGTCGGCTCGCCGGAAAAGGCGGCCGTCGCCAATGGCGCCGGCTGCGATCACGTCATCCTCTACCGCGAGGAAGACTTCGCCGCGCGCGTCCGCGACATCACCGACGGTCGCGGTGTCGACGTGGTCTACGATTCCGTCGGGCAGGACACCTTCATGGCGTCGCTGGACTGTCTGAAGCCCTTCGGCCTCATGGTCAGCTTCGGGCAGGCGAGCGGCCCGGTGGCGCCCTTGGACATCAGCGTGTTGGCGCAAAAGGGCTCGATCTTCCTCGCCAAGCCGACGCTGGCCACGGTCACTCGCAGCCGCGACGACATCGAGACTTTGGCCGGCGGGCTGTTCGAGGCCCTGGCCTCGGGCCGGGTTCAGGCCGGCATCGCCCATCGGGCGCCGCTCACCGACGCCGCATCGGTGCACCGCGACCTGGAAGCCCGCCGCACGACGGGATCGATCGTGCTCATTCCCTGAAGCGAATCGTCCTCCGCCTCGGAATCACATGGCCCGCATCGCGGCGACAGGAACACCGGAATGACGGACAACCTTTACAGCCTGCTTTTGAAGCCCGGAGCGCCGTCCGATACGCGGGCGGCCCTGCGAACCGACACGGGGCGGACATGGACGTACGCGGACCTGCGGCGGGACGCCGGACGCATGGCGCGCGTCCTCCACGAGGCCGGCGTCGCTCCGGGGAACCGGGTCGCCGTGCAGGTGGCGAAGTCGCCCGAGGCGGTGTGCCTCTATCTCGCCGTCCTGCAGCTCGGGGCGATCCACCTGCCGCTCAACACGGCCTACACGCTGGCCGAACTGCGTTACTTCCTCGACGACGCGGACCCCACGGTGTTCGTCGGGCAGACTCCGGTCGTGGGCGATCTGGCGCCACCGGCCGGATGCGAAACCTTCACGCTCGACCCGGACGGCGAAGGAACGCTGACGGCGGCGTGCCGCGGACGGCCGCCCTGGGAGCGCGTCGCCGAGGTCGGCCGGGACGAGGTGGCGGCGATCCTCTACACCTCGGGAACGACGGGGCGCCCCAAGGGCGCCATGATCTCCCACGGCAATCTGGCCTTTGGCACCCGCACGCTGAACGCGCTTTGGGACATCTCCGAAGCCGATGTCCTGTTGCACGCCCTGCCCATTTTCCACGCGCACGGCCTGTTCATCGCCTTGAACTCGATGCTGTATGCGGGCGCGTCCTCTGTTTTCCTTACCAAATTCACGGCCGACGCCGTGATCGAGCATCTGCCGCGCAGCACCGTGTTCATGGGGGTCCCGACGCTCTACACGCGCCTCCTTGCCGACCCGCGGCTCACCCGGGAGCGGTGCGGGTCCATGCGCCTGTTCACCTGCGGCTCGGCGCCTCTGTCGCAGGACATCTTCGAGGCGTTCGAGGAGCGCACGGGCCATCGGATTCTTGAACGCTACGGCATGACGGAAACCACGATCATCGCCTCCAACCCCCTCGACGGCGAGCGCCTGCCCGGCACGGTCGGCTACCCGTTGCCGGGGCTGGAGGTTCGGGTCGTGGACGCCGCCGGACAGCCACAGCCCGCGGGCGCGGTCGGCGGTCTCGAACTGCGCGGCCCGAACGTGTTCAAGGGTTACTGGCGGATGCCGGAGAAAACGGCGGCGGAGTTCCGGCCGGACGGCTTCTTCATGACGGGGGATCTGGCGCGCGCCGCCCCGGATGGCCGCCTTACGCTGGTCAGCCGCACGAAGGAGATTATCATTTCCGGCGGCTACAACGTCTACCCGCGCGAGGTCGAGATCGTGCTCAACCGCATCGAGGGGGTGGGCGAGAGCGCGGTCTTCGGCGTTCCACACCCCGATTTCGGCGAGGGAGTGGTGGCCGCCGTCGAACGCCAACCGGGCTGCGTGTCGCTCGATCCGGCCTCCATCCTTGCACGGGCGGCGCGCGAACTTGCCGGATACAAGCTGCCCAAGGCCGTGATCGTCCAGGATTCCCTGCCCCGGAACGCCATGGGAAAGATCACGAAGAACGAACTCGGTTCGCTGCACAAGGACATCTTCAAGAAGCGGGACGCAACCGATTGAGCACCGTCGATGGCACGTCGGCGCCGGCGTGCCGCCGCTTCAGGACGGCGGAAGGGCCGTTCACCACGTCCGCTCAGTCCTTCACCGCCCCGATCAGGAACTCCTTGTTGCCCTCGGGGCCGGTGATCGGACTCTCGGTGATGTCCAGCACGCGCCACCCCGGCAGGGCGTCGAGCCAGCCGCGGATGCGGTCGCAGACCTCCCGGTGCAATTCCGGCTCGCGCACCACCCCGCCCTTCCCGACCCGGCCCTTGCCCACCTCGAACTGCGGCTTGATGAGGGCAACGAGGCGGGCGCCGGAGGCGGCCAGGGAAAGGGCGGCGGGAAGCACGACCTCCAGCCCGATGAAGCTGGCGTCGCACACCACGATGTCCACGGGATCGGGAATCTCGACGGTGGTCAGGTGGCGGGCGTTGGTCTTCTCCAGGACGACCACGCGCGGGTCGTTGCGCAGCTTCCAGGCCAGCTGCCCGTGCCCGACATCCACCGCGTAGACCTTGGCGGCGCCGCGGGTCAGCAGCACGTCCGTGAAGCCGCCGGTCGAGGCGCCGACGTCCACGGCGGTCAGGCCGGTGGGATCGATGCCGAAGACGTCCAGTCCCTTGACCAGCTTCAGCCCGCCGCGCGACACCCAGGGATGGTCCTGGCCCTTCACCGACAGCGGAGCGTCCTCGGCGATCGCGTCTCCGGCCTTGTCGATGCGCTTGGTGTCGGAATAGACCAGCCCGGCCAGGATCAGCGCCTGCGCCTTGGCCCGGCTTTCGGCCAGCCCGCGCTCCACCAGCGCCACATCCGCACGCACCCGCGCCATCTCAGACCTCCCCCGTCGACAAGGGTGGATGCATGGCGCAGGACGCGGCGTTCGGCAAGAGGCGATGAGCCGTCAATGGCGACGGAAGGTCAGAAAGGCAGGTCGAGGACGAAGCGCGTGCCGGGACCGTTCGGCTCGGCGCGCAGCTTTCCCTTCAACTGGCCGGCGAAGGCCCGCGCCACCTTCATGCCCAGCGAGTCGGCCCGAGCAACCTCGAAGCCCGGCGGCAGGCCGCGCCCATGGTCGGCGACGGTCAGGCGGCGTCCCCCTTCCTCGCGCGGCACGAGGCCGACCTCGATCTCCCCCGGGCTGCCCGCGGCGTAGGCGTATTTGGTGGCGTTGCCGACCAGCTCGTTGACGATGAGGGCGAGCGGGATCACGGTGTCCACCGGCAGCATCGCCTTCTCCACCGTTACGGCGATGCGGCGCTCCGGCCCGCCCACGGCGAAGTGGCTCTCCATCTCCCGGCAGGCGTCGTTCAGATAGGCTCCGAAATCGACGAGGCTGCCGCGTGCGGCGGCGTGGACGCGCTGGTGCGCCTGGGTCACCGTGCCGATGCGGCTGCACGCCTCCTGGAAGGCGCGGCGCATGTCCGGGTCCTTGGCCGACAGTGTCTGGAGCGTCAGCAGGCTGGACACGAGCTGGAGCGTGTTCTTGACCCGGTGGCTGACCTCCCGCGCATGGTGGTGGGCGGTCTCGGTCGATTCGGATTCGGCGGGACGCAGCGTGGCCAGCAGCGAGGGTCCACCGTCGAGCACGGCCAGATCCAGGGTCCAGGACACCTCGTCCGGACCGCTGATCCGCAGGCGGGCGCCCTCGCCGCTGCGCTGCGCCTCGGCGATGCGCTCGGCGGTGGCCTCCGGGAAGCGGTCCGCCAGCGGATGCCCTGTTTCCAAACCCAGGGCGCGCATGGTGGCGTTGGCGTAAAGACAACGGAAGGACGCGCCGTCGATCACCGCGGTGGGCGTCGA
This genomic interval carries:
- a CDS encoding ABC transporter substrate-binding protein translates to MRTSFIAALLATTTLAAGAAQAADVIRIGVLNDQSGLYSEFGGAGSVEAARLAVEDFGGQVLGKKIEILSADHQNKPDIGLAKAREWFDTQGVHAIADLTNSAIALGVQNLARERGKITLATGPGTTRLTNEDCSPNGFHWMWDTYSQAVGTARAVVQDGGKDWFMLTADYAFGHQMAADIDKTVKENGGKVLGQVRHPLGNSDFSSFLLQAQASKAAIIGLANGGTDTTNAVKQAAEFGITSSGQKLVGLAVLISDVHALGLENAKGLIATTAYYWDRDEGSRKLGERFEARMKRKPNMVQAGVYSAVTHYLKAMQVAGTDDGTVVAAKMRDLPVDDLITKGGKVREDGRVIRDMYLIEVKTPAESKGPWDYYKVQRTIPGDQAAIPLSESKCSLVKK
- the mmsB gene encoding 3-hydroxyisobutyrate dehydrogenase; amino-acid sequence: MARIAFIGLGNMGRPMCENLTKAGHDVVGYDVVAAARDAYAAAGGRVADTLAEALDEADTVISMIPTGKHVRAAYEGEGGVLALARPGTMLIDCSTIDVESARAVSKAAAEAGLVMVDAPVSGAVPAAQAGTLTFMVGGTAEGFERARPVLAAMGPKIFHVGASGNGVALKICNNMMAGMSMVAISEVLALAEKLGLDHQTVYDVMTVSSGNCWALQSYCPVPGPVPASPANRGYQPGFAAAMMLKDMRLSQDAAATSGAATPLAGSAAALYQMLVEHGHGNKDFSAVFALITGRLTSA
- a CDS encoding quinone oxidoreductase, which translates into the protein MVHAIRVHQPGGPEALVWEEVAVPPPGPGEALVRHTAIGVNLIDTYHRSALSGQYAIPRPAVLGVEGAGVVEAVGPGVTDVAPGDRVAYWMLLGAYAERRIVPAHRLVKLPDTVSDEVAAAAMVKGTTAQYLLHRVHPVKAGETLLVHAAAGGVGQMLCQWAHALGATVIGTVGSPEKAAVANGAGCDHVILYREEDFAARVRDITDGRGVDVVYDSVGQDTFMASLDCLKPFGLMVSFGQASGPVAPLDISVLAQKGSIFLAKPTLATVTRSRDDIETLAGGLFEALASGRVQAGIAHRAPLTDAASVHRDLEARRTTGSIVLIP
- a CDS encoding AMP-binding protein produces the protein MTDNLYSLLLKPGAPSDTRAALRTDTGRTWTYADLRRDAGRMARVLHEAGVAPGNRVAVQVAKSPEAVCLYLAVLQLGAIHLPLNTAYTLAELRYFLDDADPTVFVGQTPVVGDLAPPAGCETFTLDPDGEGTLTAACRGRPPWERVAEVGRDEVAAILYTSGTTGRPKGAMISHGNLAFGTRTLNALWDISEADVLLHALPIFHAHGLFIALNSMLYAGASSVFLTKFTADAVIEHLPRSTVFMGVPTLYTRLLADPRLTRERCGSMRLFTCGSAPLSQDIFEAFEERTGHRILERYGMTETTIIASNPLDGERLPGTVGYPLPGLEVRVVDAAGQPQPAGAVGGLELRGPNVFKGYWRMPEKTAAEFRPDGFFMTGDLARAAPDGRLTLVSRTKEIIISGGYNVYPREVEIVLNRIEGVGESAVFGVPHPDFGEGVVAAVERQPGCVSLDPASILARAARELAGYKLPKAVIVQDSLPRNAMGKITKNELGSLHKDIFKKRDATD
- a CDS encoding TlyA family RNA methyltransferase, producing the protein MARVRADVALVERGLAESRAKAQALILAGLVYSDTKRIDKAGDAIAEDAPLSVKGQDHPWVSRGGLKLVKGLDVFGIDPTGLTAVDVGASTGGFTDVLLTRGAAKVYAVDVGHGQLAWKLRNDPRVVVLEKTNARHLTTVEIPDPVDIVVCDASFIGLEVVLPAALSLAASGARLVALIKPQFEVGKGRVGKGGVVREPELHREVCDRIRGWLDALPGWRVLDITESPITGPEGNKEFLIGAVKD
- a CDS encoding histidine kinase dimerization/phosphoacceptor domain -containing protein yields the protein MFRSIVESSSTPTAVIDGASFRCLYANATMRALGLETGHPLADRFPEATAERIAEAQRSGEGARLRISGPDEVSWTLDLAVLDGGPSLLATLRPAESESTETAHHHAREVSHRVKNTLQLVSSLLTLQTLSAKDPDMRRAFQEACSRIGTVTQAHQRVHAAARGSLVDFGAYLNDACREMESHFAVGGPERRIAVTVEKAMLPVDTVIPLALIVNELVGNATKYAYAAGSPGEIEVGLVPREEGGRRLTVADHGRGLPPGFEVARADSLGMKVARAFAGQLKGKLRAEPNGPGTRFVLDLPF